A window of Streptomyces sp. DG1A-41 contains these coding sequences:
- a CDS encoding dihydrolipoamide acetyltransferase family protein, whose amino-acid sequence MTTMTEASVREFKMPDVGEGLTEAEILKWYVQPGDTVTDGQVVCEVETAKAAVELPIPYDGVVRELHFPEGTTVAVGTAIIAVDVSGGAAPAPAAEQPATARPAEEPKAEGSGRQPVLVGYGVATSSTRRRPRKGPEVQVQQASTAIQTELNGHGAAPSAAPAVKERPLAKPPVRKLAKDLGVDLTTVVPTGPDGIITREDVHAAVAAPQPEAFASAAPAPAQTAVSYDTARETRIPVKGVRKATAAAMVGSAFTAPHVTEFVTVDVTRTMKLVDELKEDKEFAGLRVNPLLLIAKALLVAIKRNPDINASWDEAAQEIVVKHYVNLGIAAATPRGLIVPNIKDAHTKTLPQLAESLGELVSTAREGKTSPAAMQGGTVTITNVGVFGVDTGTPILNPGESAILAVGAIKLQPWVHKGKVKPRQVTTLALSFDHRLVDGELGSKVLADVAAILEQPKRLITWA is encoded by the coding sequence GTGACGACGATGACGGAAGCGTCCGTGCGCGAGTTCAAGATGCCCGACGTGGGCGAGGGGCTCACCGAGGCCGAGATCCTCAAGTGGTACGTCCAGCCCGGTGACACGGTCACGGACGGCCAGGTGGTGTGCGAGGTCGAGACGGCGAAGGCGGCCGTCGAGCTGCCCATCCCGTACGACGGCGTGGTCCGGGAGCTGCACTTCCCCGAGGGCACCACGGTCGCCGTGGGCACGGCGATCATCGCGGTGGACGTGAGCGGAGGGGCCGCGCCCGCGCCCGCCGCCGAGCAGCCCGCGACGGCCCGGCCCGCTGAGGAGCCGAAGGCGGAGGGCTCCGGTCGCCAGCCGGTCCTGGTCGGCTACGGGGTGGCGACGTCCTCCACCCGCCGCCGCCCGCGCAAGGGCCCGGAGGTCCAGGTCCAGCAGGCCTCGACAGCGATCCAGACGGAGCTGAACGGCCACGGGGCGGCGCCCTCGGCCGCCCCCGCCGTCAAGGAACGCCCCCTCGCCAAGCCCCCGGTCCGCAAGCTGGCCAAGGACCTGGGCGTCGATCTGACGACGGTCGTCCCGACCGGCCCGGACGGCATCATCACCCGCGAGGACGTGCACGCGGCGGTGGCCGCACCGCAGCCGGAGGCTTTCGCGTCCGCCGCCCCGGCACCCGCGCAGACAGCGGTGTCGTACGACACCGCCCGCGAGACCCGGATCCCGGTCAAGGGCGTCCGCAAGGCGACGGCGGCGGCGATGGTCGGCTCGGCGTTCACCGCGCCGCACGTCACCGAGTTCGTCACGGTCGATGTGACGCGCACGATGAAGCTGGTCGATGAGCTGAAGGAGGACAAGGAGTTCGCGGGCCTGCGCGTGAACCCCCTCCTGCTGATCGCCAAGGCACTGCTCGTCGCGATCAAGCGGAACCCGGACATCAACGCGTCCTGGGACGAGGCCGCCCAGGAGATCGTGGTCAAGCACTACGTGAACCTGGGCATCGCGGCCGCGACCCCGCGCGGTCTGATCGTGCCGAACATCAAGGACGCCCACACCAAGACGCTGCCGCAGCTGGCCGAGTCGCTGGGCGAGCTGGTGTCGACGGCCAGGGAGGGCAAGACGTCCCCGGCCGCCATGCAGGGCGGCACGGTGACGATCACCAACGTCGGCGTCTTCGGCGTCGACACGGGCACGCCGATCCTCAACCCCGGCGAGTCCGCGATCCTCGCGGTCGGTGCGATCAAGCTCCAGCCGTGGGTCCACAAGGGCAAGGTGAAACCCCGCCAGGTCACCACTCTGGCCCTGTCGTTCGACCACCGCCTGGTCGACGGTGAGCTCGGTTCGAAGGTCCTGGCGGACGTGGCGGCGATCCTGGAGCAGCCGAAGCGTCTGATCACCTGGGCGTGA
- a CDS encoding alpha-ketoacid dehydrogenase subunit beta — MALAKAINESLRRALDSDPKVLIMGEDVGKLGGVFRVTDGLQKDFGENRVIDTPLAESGIVGTAIGLALRGYRPVVEIQFDGFVFPAYDQIVTQLAKMHARSLGKVKLPVVVRIPYGGGIGAVEHHSESPESLFAHVAGLKVVSPSNASDAYWMMQQAIQSDDPVIFFEPKRRYWDKGEVDTEAIPGPLHKAQVVREGTDLTLAAYGPMVKLCQEVADAAAEEGRNLEVLDLRSVSPIDFDSIQASVEKTRRLVVVHEAPVFFGSGAEIAARITERCFYHLEAPVLRVGGYHAPYPPARLEEEYLPNLDRVLDAVDRSLAY, encoded by the coding sequence ATGGCCCTGGCCAAGGCGATCAACGAGTCGCTGCGCCGCGCCCTGGACTCCGACCCCAAGGTCCTGATCATGGGCGAGGACGTCGGCAAGCTCGGCGGTGTCTTCCGCGTGACGGACGGCCTGCAGAAGGACTTCGGCGAGAACCGCGTCATCGACACCCCGCTGGCCGAGTCGGGCATCGTGGGCACGGCGATCGGCCTGGCCCTGCGCGGCTACCGCCCGGTGGTGGAGATCCAGTTCGACGGCTTCGTCTTCCCGGCCTACGACCAGATCGTCACGCAGCTGGCGAAGATGCACGCCCGCTCGCTGGGCAAGGTCAAGCTCCCGGTCGTCGTCCGCATCCCCTACGGCGGCGGCATCGGCGCGGTGGAGCACCACTCGGAGTCCCCCGAGTCGCTGTTCGCGCACGTGGCGGGCCTGAAGGTCGTCAGCCCGTCGAACGCGTCGGACGCGTACTGGATGATGCAGCAGGCCATCCAGAGCGACGATCCGGTGATCTTCTTCGAGCCCAAGCGCCGCTACTGGGACAAGGGCGAGGTCGACACGGAGGCGATCCCGGGCCCGCTGCACAAGGCCCAGGTGGTCCGTGAGGGCACCGACCTGACCCTCGCCGCCTACGGCCCGATGGTGAAGCTCTGCCAGGAGGTCGCCGACGCGGCCGCCGAGGAGGGCAGGAACCTGGAGGTCCTCGACCTGCGCTCGGTCTCCCCGATCGACTTCGACTCGATCCAGGCGTCGGTGGAGAAGACACGCCGCCTGGTCGTCGTCCACGAGGCACCGGTGTTCTTCGGCTCGGGCGCGGAGATCGCCGCGCGGATCACGGAGCGCTGCTTCTACCACCTGGAGGCCCCGGTGCTCCGGGTCGGCGGCTACCACGCGCCGTACCCGCCGGCCCGCCTGGAGGAGGAGTATCTGCCGAACCTGGACCGGGTGCTGGATGCCGTCGACCGCTCGCTGGCGTACTGA
- a CDS encoding glycoside hydrolase domain-containing protein produces MRDPMVLKAQRFVNSVYGSRIGTTVEETGEADWATTYALTRALQYELGITALSDNFGPTTLSTLTAKYPKLNADSVPSPDFCRIIQSGLYCKGCDGGDLDGTYGERVQAAVTKLKTDMGVEQAFPGADLTPKVFKALLTMDAYVLGTSGTQQVREVQRWLNGRYLNRQDFFVLACDGRVSRDLARALVFGVQYELGMADGTANGNFGPGTRSALRSHPVRQGDKGVYVQLFSAGMVVNRRPVALTGTFDSYLAAAVRAFQTFVALPATGEGDFSTFASLLASYGDQSRQGKACDTIAKVTPARAATLKAAGITYVGRYLTNPSATSLPEKAIQPGELQVFAQHGLRCFPIYQTVNNDASDFDYVAGRTAGYAAVNAALDHGFKRGTRIFFAVDFDAIDAEITANVLPHFKGIEEAMADSGHPYEIGVYGSRNVCAQVGAAGYSTASFVADMSPGFDGNAGRPLPKDWAYDQFVIRTLGSGDGQLEVDVDIASGRDTGQGSFNRPRPAAPDVALDERQVPALRADLARYMRSIGRPDLGGVGGDAGLYTNAQAVEAIQDQDGLITELSHTYTMRKALIQTAVYWAMRDYSLADQATDQQVADHHLTGSGSVKDSHTGIGQISGSDAIQAWNHCIGWGYTTGDRRDPAKDADLWSVWQQLSKDNAFSVRTAALVHLWGVRGRPGGRLPPGDRVTTPRSMRLDLAEFEITELLRRYRAWDPDVEAQTHQSLAVYQIFEKYNSIARNA; encoded by the coding sequence ATGCGCGACCCCATGGTGCTCAAGGCCCAGAGATTCGTGAACTCCGTCTACGGCAGCCGTATCGGTACGACGGTGGAGGAAACCGGCGAAGCCGACTGGGCGACCACGTACGCCCTGACCCGTGCCCTCCAGTACGAGCTGGGCATCACGGCACTGTCCGACAACTTCGGCCCCACCACGCTTTCCACGCTGACCGCCAAATATCCCAAGCTGAACGCGGACAGCGTCCCCTCCCCCGACTTCTGCCGCATCATCCAGTCCGGCCTGTACTGCAAGGGCTGCGACGGCGGCGACCTGGACGGCACGTACGGCGAGCGGGTCCAGGCGGCCGTCACCAAGCTCAAGACCGACATGGGCGTCGAACAGGCCTTTCCCGGCGCGGATCTGACGCCCAAGGTGTTCAAGGCGCTGCTGACGATGGACGCGTACGTCCTCGGCACCTCCGGCACCCAGCAGGTCCGCGAGGTGCAGCGCTGGCTCAACGGGCGCTATCTGAACCGGCAGGACTTCTTCGTCCTCGCCTGCGACGGGCGCGTGTCCCGGGACCTGGCCCGGGCGCTGGTCTTCGGCGTGCAGTACGAGCTCGGCATGGCCGACGGCACCGCCAACGGCAACTTCGGCCCCGGCACCCGGTCGGCCCTGAGGTCACACCCCGTGCGGCAGGGCGACAAGGGCGTCTACGTCCAGCTGTTCTCCGCCGGGATGGTCGTGAACCGGCGGCCCGTCGCCCTCACCGGTACCTTCGACTCCTACCTCGCGGCAGCCGTCCGGGCCTTCCAGACCTTCGTCGCGCTCCCGGCCACGGGCGAGGGCGACTTCTCCACCTTCGCCTCCCTCCTGGCGTCCTACGGCGACCAGTCGCGCCAGGGCAAGGCCTGCGACACCATCGCCAAGGTCACCCCGGCGCGCGCGGCGACCCTCAAGGCCGCCGGGATCACGTACGTCGGCCGGTATCTCACCAACCCGAGCGCCACCTCCCTGCCGGAGAAGGCCATCCAGCCGGGTGAGTTGCAGGTCTTCGCCCAGCACGGCCTGCGCTGCTTCCCGATCTACCAGACCGTCAACAACGACGCCTCGGACTTCGACTACGTCGCCGGGCGGACGGCCGGGTACGCGGCGGTCAACGCAGCCCTCGACCACGGCTTCAAGCGAGGGACCCGGATCTTCTTCGCCGTCGACTTCGACGCGATCGACGCCGAGATCACCGCGAACGTCCTGCCCCACTTCAAGGGCATCGAGGAGGCGATGGCGGACTCCGGCCACCCGTACGAGATCGGGGTCTACGGCTCCCGCAACGTCTGCGCGCAGGTCGGCGCGGCCGGCTACTCGACGGCGAGCTTCGTGGCCGACATGTCCCCGGGCTTCGACGGCAACGCCGGGCGCCCGCTGCCGAAGGACTGGGCCTACGACCAGTTCGTCATCCGCACCCTCGGCTCGGGCGACGGGCAGCTCGAGGTCGACGTCGACATCGCCTCGGGCCGGGACACCGGGCAGGGCTCCTTCAACCGGCCGCGGCCCGCCGCCCCGGACGTCGCCCTCGACGAACGCCAGGTGCCGGCGCTGCGGGCCGACCTCGCGCGTTACATGCGGTCGATCGGACGCCCGGACCTGGGCGGCGTGGGCGGCGACGCCGGGCTCTACACCAACGCCCAGGCGGTCGAGGCGATCCAGGACCAGGACGGGCTGATCACCGAGCTGTCGCACACGTACACGATGCGCAAGGCACTGATCCAGACGGCCGTCTACTGGGCCATGCGCGACTACAGCCTCGCCGACCAGGCCACCGACCAGCAGGTCGCCGACCACCACCTCACGGGCTCCGGCTCCGTGAAGGACTCGCACACCGGCATCGGGCAGATCAGCGGCTCCGACGCCATCCAGGCCTGGAACCACTGCATCGGCTGGGGCTACACCACCGGCGACCGCCGCGACCCGGCCAAGGACGCCGACCTCTGGTCCGTGTGGCAGCAGCTGAGCAAGGACAACGCGTTCAGCGTGCGCACCGCGGCCCTGGTCCATCTGTGGGGCGTCCGGGGCAGGCCGGGCGGCCGGCTGCCGCCCGGCGACCGGGTCACCACCCCGCGGTCGATGCGCCTGGACCTCGCCGAGTTCGAGATCACCGAGCTGCTGCGCCGCTACCGGGCCTGGGACCCCGACGTGGAGGCGCAGACGCACCAGAGCCTGGCCGTCTACCAGATCTTCGAGAAGTACAACAGCATCGCCCGCAACGCGTGA